Proteins encoded in a region of the Sphingopyxis sp. OAS728 genome:
- a CDS encoding site-specific DNA-methyltransferase, with protein sequence MGVMERVKAPATKKRTPKVDPADLPLDSILQGDCVEMMRSLPAASVDMIFADPPYNLQLGGDLLRPDGSQVDAVDDDWDKFDSLATYDRFTHAWLKEAKRILKPNGSIWVIGSYHNIFRVGTALQDNGYWILNDIVWRKANPMPNFKGTRFTNAHETLIWASMGEKSRYTFNYRAMKTLNDELQMRSDWLIPICGGQERLKKGGTKVHPTQKPEALLYRILLACSNPGDVVLDPFFGTGTTGAVAKRLGRHFIGIEREDDYIEAALERIELALPLDESAVKTMMAPKAATRVAFGTLVECGMIAPGTVLTDTKRRWKAKVRVDGSLECEGQPAGSIHKVGAGLQGAPSCNGWTFWHVDNGKELRVIDAVRQDWLLANEA encoded by the coding sequence GCGCAGCCTGCCTGCCGCATCGGTCGACATGATCTTTGCCGACCCGCCGTATAATCTCCAGCTCGGCGGCGACCTGCTGCGTCCCGACGGCAGCCAAGTCGATGCGGTCGACGATGATTGGGACAAGTTCGACAGCCTCGCGACTTACGACCGCTTCACCCATGCCTGGCTCAAGGAGGCGAAGCGCATCCTGAAACCGAACGGCAGCATCTGGGTGATCGGCAGCTATCACAATATCTTCCGCGTCGGCACCGCGTTGCAGGACAATGGATACTGGATCCTCAACGACATCGTGTGGCGCAAGGCGAACCCGATGCCCAATTTCAAGGGCACGCGCTTCACCAACGCGCATGAGACTTTGATCTGGGCGTCGATGGGCGAAAAATCGCGTTACACCTTCAACTATCGCGCGATGAAGACGCTGAACGACGAGCTTCAGATGCGTTCGGACTGGCTGATCCCGATCTGCGGCGGTCAGGAGCGTTTGAAGAAGGGCGGGACGAAAGTTCATCCGACGCAAAAGCCCGAAGCTTTGCTCTATCGCATCCTGCTCGCCTGCTCGAACCCCGGCGACGTGGTTCTCGACCCCTTCTTCGGCACCGGCACCACGGGCGCGGTTGCGAAACGCCTCGGCCGCCATTTCATCGGTATCGAACGCGAGGATGATTATATCGAGGCCGCGCTGGAACGTATCGAGCTGGCGCTGCCGCTCGATGAGAGCGCGGTGAAGACGATGATGGCGCCGAAGGCGGCGACGCGTGTCGCGTTCGGCACGCTCGTCGAGTGCGGCATGATCGCGCCGGGAACGGTGCTGACCGATACCAAGCGCCGCTGGAAAGCGAAGGTGCGCGTCGACGGCAGCCTCGAGTGCGAAGGTCAACCCGCGGGGTCGATCCACAAGGTCGGCGCGGGCCTGCAGGGCGCGCCGAGCTGTAACGGCTGGACCTTCTGGCATGTCGATAACGGCAAGGAATTGCGCGTGATCGACGCGGTGCGGCAGGACTGGTTGCTGGCGAACGAAGCCTGA
- the folP gene encoding dihydropteroate synthase, translating into MFQPLTKPDLGAASAGAQIYCRPTCFVDRPHELDDDCLRVAETMVWFAAWHISLRDGLTVKSAIVPVPEWDGWIAAMPDRMAQAATAQRAGVARPRGVLQLGERTIRLNEPQLMGILNVTPDSFSDGGKHVDSEAAAEAGFAMGSAGAAIIDVGGESTRPGAPLVWEGDEIKRIEGVVSALARGGVAVSIDTRKAAVMEAALAAGARIVNDISALRYDDRAMEVVVHAGCPVVLMHAPSAKSDPHEGGNYAHVLFDVYDMLAERVAACVAAGIDRTKIIVDPGLGFGKGVGDNLALINGLALFHTLGCPILFGASRKRMIGALDNEAAADQRLGGTVALHYQAASQGAQLLRVHDIPENRQAIRVWRGLRDAALTA; encoded by the coding sequence ATGTTCCAGCCGCTGACCAAGCCCGACCTCGGCGCCGCGTCGGCGGGGGCGCAAATCTATTGTCGTCCGACCTGTTTCGTCGATCGGCCGCACGAGCTGGATGACGATTGCCTGCGCGTTGCCGAGACGATGGTGTGGTTTGCGGCTTGGCACATCAGCCTGCGCGATGGTTTGACGGTCAAATCGGCGATCGTTCCGGTTCCCGAATGGGACGGCTGGATCGCGGCGATGCCCGACCGGATGGCACAGGCGGCCACAGCCCAGCGCGCGGGCGTCGCCCGCCCGCGCGGCGTGCTCCAACTCGGTGAGCGGACGATCCGGCTGAACGAGCCGCAGCTGATGGGCATATTGAATGTGACGCCCGACAGTTTTTCGGACGGCGGCAAGCATGTCGATAGCGAGGCGGCCGCCGAAGCGGGCTTCGCGATGGGGTCGGCGGGTGCGGCAATCATCGATGTCGGGGGCGAATCAACGCGCCCCGGCGCCCCGCTCGTCTGGGAAGGCGACGAGATCAAGCGCATCGAAGGCGTGGTGTCGGCGCTCGCGCGGGGCGGCGTCGCGGTGTCGATCGACACGCGGAAGGCCGCGGTGATGGAAGCGGCGCTCGCCGCCGGCGCGCGGATCGTCAACGATATTTCGGCGCTGCGTTACGACGACCGCGCGATGGAGGTGGTCGTGCACGCAGGTTGTCCGGTCGTGCTGATGCACGCACCGTCGGCGAAGAGTGATCCGCACGAGGGTGGAAATTACGCGCATGTCCTGTTCGACGTCTACGACATGCTCGCCGAGCGGGTCGCGGCGTGCGTTGCGGCGGGGATCGATCGCACGAAAATCATCGTCGATCCGGGGCTCGGCTTCGGCAAGGGGGTTGGCGACAATCTGGCGCTGATCAACGGTCTTGCGCTGTTCCACACCTTGGGCTGCCCGATCCTGTTCGGGGCGAGCCGCAAGCGGATGATCGGGGCACTCGACAATGAGGCCGCCGCCGACCAGCGGCTCGGCGGGACGGTGGCGCTGCATTATCAGGCGGCGTCGCAGGGCGCGCAGTTGCTGCGCGTCCATGACATTCCGGAAAACCGGCAGGCGATTCGCGTATGGCGCGGGCTGCGCGACGCGGCGCTGACCGCCTGA
- a CDS encoding sigma-54-dependent transcriptional regulator has product MTNTRDTRMVMIVDSEPAQQRFLAALVSRGGWRSVIAADTDTALAKLGTQEGMALDAVLVDQGAPGMDIAEFVGELRRWRPALPLVVITMRNGVEVAVSAMRAGASDFVQKPIAPDRLLEALDRVVSTSGPQGELRPLTEKLRAPLAFEEIIGSSPNFRSALAIAAKAARARVPVMINGKPGTGKEVFARAIHSASPRARGQLVMVDCSAVSPGLIGSGLFGHERGAFPGAFDRQVGRLVQADGGSIIIDHVECIPLETQAKLVEFLNSGEVQMIGGSIRQSVDVRIIATSASPLDKLIEAGHFREDLFYALSSAQFTLPSLSERRGDVGPLARHLLARIGGLPGMGPIGVTDDALRLLAAYAWPGNVRQLQDVLFRAAVNSTTDVLTSADFRAIEATLGGGASNDGDVAINGEAIGVTLYLPDGNLRPLEEIEADVIRLAIGHYRGRMSEVARRLGIGRSTLYRKLSDLGIDTAA; this is encoded by the coding sequence ATGACGAACACGCGCGACACGCGAATGGTGATGATCGTCGACAGCGAGCCTGCCCAGCAGCGCTTTCTGGCAGCCCTTGTATCGCGCGGCGGCTGGCGTAGCGTCATCGCGGCCGACACCGACACCGCGCTTGCCAAGCTCGGCACCCAGGAAGGCATGGCGCTCGACGCCGTGCTCGTCGATCAGGGCGCGCCGGGCATGGATATTGCCGAATTCGTCGGCGAACTCCGCCGCTGGCGCCCCGCGTTGCCGCTCGTCGTCATCACGATGCGCAACGGCGTCGAAGTCGCGGTCAGCGCGATGCGCGCCGGCGCGAGCGATTTCGTCCAGAAACCCATCGCGCCCGACCGCCTGCTCGAAGCGCTCGACCGCGTCGTGTCGACCAGCGGCCCGCAGGGCGAGCTCCGCCCGCTCACCGAAAAACTGCGCGCGCCTCTGGCGTTCGAGGAAATCATCGGGTCGAGCCCCAATTTCCGCAGCGCGCTCGCGATCGCCGCCAAGGCCGCGCGCGCGCGCGTCCCGGTGATGATCAACGGCAAGCCGGGCACCGGCAAGGAAGTCTTTGCCCGCGCGATCCACAGCGCCTCGCCCCGCGCGCGGGGCCAGCTCGTCATGGTCGATTGCTCGGCGGTGTCGCCGGGCCTGATCGGATCGGGCCTGTTCGGCCACGAACGCGGTGCGTTTCCCGGCGCGTTCGACCGGCAGGTCGGCCGCCTCGTCCAGGCCGACGGCGGCAGCATCATCATCGACCATGTCGAATGTATCCCGCTCGAAACGCAGGCGAAACTCGTCGAATTCCTGAACAGCGGCGAAGTCCAGATGATCGGCGGATCGATCCGCCAGAGCGTCGATGTCCGCATTATCGCGACGAGCGCCAGCCCGCTCGACAAGCTGATCGAGGCCGGGCACTTCCGCGAAGATCTGTTCTACGCGCTCTCGAGCGCCCAATTCACCCTGCCCTCGCTCTCCGAACGCCGCGGCGACGTCGGCCCGCTCGCGCGCCATCTGCTCGCGCGCATCGGCGGCCTGCCCGGCATGGGGCCCATCGGGGTCACCGACGACGCGCTCCGCTTGCTCGCGGCCTACGCCTGGCCGGGCAATGTCCGCCAGTTGCAGGACGTCCTGTTCCGCGCCGCGGTGAACAGCACCACCGACGTGCTCACCAGCGCCGACTTCCGCGCGATCGAGGCCACGCTCGGCGGCGGCGCCAGCAACGACGGCGACGTCGCGATCAATGGCGAAGCGATCGGCGTCACGCTCTACCTGCCCGACGGCAACCTCCGCCCGCTTGAGGAAATCGAGGCCGACGTCATCCGCCTCGCGATCGGCCATTACCGCGGCCGCATGAGCGAAGTCGCCCGTCGCCTCGGCATCGGCCGCTCGACGCTTTACCGCAAATTGAGCGATCTCGGGATCGACACCGCCGCCTGA
- a CDS encoding aa3-type cytochrome c oxidase subunit IV codes for MAQQEMKAAEETYTGFISLLKIGSIITAIVTVGVVLLIAS; via the coding sequence ATGGCACAGCAGGAAATGAAGGCAGCCGAAGAAACCTACACGGGTTTCATCAGCCTGCTGAAAATCGGTTCGATCATCACCGCGATCGTGACCGTCGGCGTCGTCCTGCTCATCGCATCCTGA
- a CDS encoding NAD(P) transhydrogenase subunit alpha, with protein MRIAVLKELAEGETRVAATPETVKKFIGLGAEVAVESGAGDQASIADADYSAAGASVGSRADTLKGANIILGIQGPDPKGLSGFADGAWLAAGLNPFGERARVDDYAKLGLEALAMEFMPRITRAQSMDILSSQANLAGYKAVLIAANAYGRAFPMMMTAAGTVSAAKAFVMGVGVAGLQAIATARRLGAQVSATDVRAATKEQILSLGAKPIFVETVAGIEGEGAGGYATEMSDEYKAAQAELVSSHIAKQDIVITTALIPGRPAPRLISDAQLATMRSGSVIVDMAAESGGNVEGSVSGEAKKIHGVTVIGAKNIAALMPADTSALFSRNLFNFLSAFWDKEAGKPVLDEEIGNAVRLTRGGKVVNDRLLG; from the coding sequence ATGCGCATCGCAGTCCTGAAGGAGCTCGCCGAAGGCGAGACTCGCGTCGCCGCGACCCCCGAAACCGTGAAGAAATTCATCGGGCTGGGAGCCGAAGTTGCCGTCGAATCGGGGGCGGGAGATCAAGCTTCGATCGCCGATGCCGATTATAGCGCCGCGGGCGCCAGCGTTGGCAGCCGCGCCGATACGCTAAAGGGTGCCAACATCATCCTCGGGATTCAGGGCCCCGATCCCAAGGGGCTGTCGGGCTTTGCTGACGGCGCCTGGCTCGCTGCCGGGCTCAACCCGTTCGGCGAACGCGCGCGTGTCGATGACTATGCGAAGCTCGGACTCGAGGCGCTGGCGATGGAATTCATGCCGCGCATCACGCGCGCGCAGTCGATGGATATCCTCTCCAGCCAGGCCAATCTCGCGGGCTACAAGGCGGTGCTGATCGCGGCGAACGCCTATGGCCGGGCTTTCCCGATGATGATGACCGCCGCGGGCACCGTCAGCGCGGCCAAGGCGTTCGTGATGGGCGTCGGCGTCGCGGGGCTGCAGGCGATCGCGACTGCGCGCCGCCTCGGCGCACAGGTCAGCGCGACCGACGTCCGTGCCGCAACCAAGGAACAGATCCTCAGCCTCGGCGCCAAGCCGATCTTCGTCGAGACCGTCGCCGGGATCGAGGGCGAGGGCGCGGGCGGCTATGCCACCGAAATGTCCGACGAATATAAGGCGGCGCAGGCCGAGCTCGTGTCGTCGCACATCGCCAAGCAGGATATCGTCATCACCACCGCGTTGATCCCCGGGCGCCCGGCGCCGCGGCTGATCTCGGACGCGCAGCTCGCGACGATGCGCAGCGGCAGCGTGATCGTCGACATGGCGGCCGAAAGCGGCGGCAATGTCGAAGGATCGGTCTCGGGAGAGGCGAAGAAGATCCACGGTGTGACGGTGATCGGCGCGAAGAATATCGCGGCGCTGATGCCCGCCGACACCAGCGCACTGTTCAGCCGCAACCTGTTCAACTTCCTTTCGGCCTTCTGGGACAAGGAAGCGGGCAAGCCGGTGCTCGACGAGGAGATCGGCAATGCGGTGCGCCTGACACGGGGCGGCAAGGTCGTGAACGACCGGCTGCTGGGTTGA
- a CDS encoding fasciclin domain-containing protein produces MSSAKLFATPLLVLATLSPVYAQETAAPAEATEVAADAAAPAEAAAPAAPAQPTGIALELGAKPDHKTLANALTAAGVSDKLAGQPFTLFAPTDQAFAAVPQQMTDWLMNPGNTESLAKVLTYHVVPGRVTAEDLYAKIKAGGGKATLATVEGETLTFTEVQGNIKVDGTQGSSGFITQPDVEQSNGNIHVINGVLMPTLG; encoded by the coding sequence ATGTCGTCTGCGAAGCTTTTCGCCACTCCCCTCCTTGTGCTTGCCACCCTGTCGCCCGTCTACGCGCAGGAAACCGCCGCTCCGGCTGAAGCGACCGAAGTCGCCGCCGATGCCGCCGCTCCGGCTGAAGCCGCGGCGCCTGCCGCACCCGCGCAGCCCACGGGAATCGCGCTCGAACTCGGTGCGAAGCCCGACCACAAGACGCTGGCCAACGCGCTGACCGCCGCGGGCGTTTCGGACAAGCTGGCCGGCCAGCCCTTTACGCTGTTCGCCCCGACCGACCAGGCCTTTGCCGCGGTACCGCAGCAGATGACCGACTGGCTGATGAACCCGGGCAACACCGAATCGCTCGCCAAGGTGCTGACCTATCATGTCGTCCCGGGCCGCGTGACCGCCGAGGATCTCTATGCGAAGATCAAGGCAGGCGGCGGTAAGGCGACGCTGGCGACCGTCGAAGGCGAAACGCTGACCTTCACAGAGGTACAGGGCAACATCAAGGTCGACGGCACGCAGGGCAGCAGCGGTTTCATCACCCAGCCCGACGTCGAACAGTCGAACGGTAATATTCACGTCATCAACGGCGTGTTGATGCCGACGCTCGGCTGA
- a CDS encoding fasciclin domain-containing protein — protein MKTPLILTAAAAALALSGCGKTDTPTETTTIATGETAVAPAASPSQMLASSTIAANLSASPDHKSLAAAVTQAGLSETLSGAGPFTVFAPTDAAFAQVPPVTRDGWMRPAQKDVLAGILKYHVVPGKLTAADLAAKITEGGGQAALKTVDGQDLIATKNGDAILLTSASGNKAAVTQADVGQSNGVVHVIDAVLIPKM, from the coding sequence ATGAAGACCCCCCTGATTTTGACGGCCGCAGCGGCCGCGCTCGCGCTTTCGGGCTGCGGCAAGACCGACACGCCGACCGAGACAACGACGATCGCCACCGGCGAAACTGCCGTGGCGCCTGCCGCCAGCCCGTCGCAGATGCTCGCGAGCAGCACCATCGCCGCGAACCTCTCGGCGTCGCCCGACCATAAGTCGCTGGCAGCTGCCGTGACGCAAGCCGGCCTGTCCGAAACATTGTCGGGTGCTGGACCGTTCACGGTCTTTGCGCCGACCGACGCAGCCTTTGCTCAGGTGCCGCCGGTGACGCGCGACGGCTGGATGCGTCCGGCGCAGAAGGACGTGCTTGCGGGCATCCTCAAATATCATGTCGTGCCCGGCAAGCTGACCGCGGCCGACCTCGCTGCAAAAATCACCGAAGGAGGCGGCCAGGCCGCACTCAAGACCGTCGACGGGCAGGATTTGATCGCGACGAAGAACGGCGATGCCATATTGCTCACCAGCGCGAGCGGCAACAAGGCGGCGGTGACGCAAGCCGATGTCGGTCAGTCGAACGGCGTCGTCCATGTCATCGACGCGGTGCTCATACCGAAAATGTAA
- a CDS encoding proton-translocating transhydrogenase family protein has translation MDFISIFSIFVLACFVGYFVVWSVTPALHTPLMSVTNAISSVIIVGALIASAAAGSATSKWLGLAAVVMASINIFGGFAVTSRMLAMYKKKER, from the coding sequence GTGGATTTTATCTCCATTTTTTCGATTTTCGTCCTGGCCTGCTTCGTCGGCTATTTCGTCGTCTGGTCGGTGACCCCGGCGCTGCACACGCCGTTGATGAGCGTCACCAACGCCATTTCGTCGGTCATCATCGTCGGCGCGCTGATCGCCAGCGCTGCCGCGGGATCGGCCACATCGAAATGGCTGGGTCTCGCCGCAGTGGTGATGGCGAGCATCAATATCTTCGGCGGCTTCGCCGTGACGTCGCGCATGCTCGCGATGTACAAGAAGAAGGAGCGCTGA
- a CDS encoding NAD(P)(+) transhydrogenase (Re/Si-specific) subunit beta, translating into MDVQAILSAATGGHGAVNPYAAIAYLVAGVLFILALRGLSSPATAQSGNRFGMIGMTIAVVTTMLTHAPVSAGGLLDTISLVEILVAIGIGAVIGIVMARKIAMTAMPQLVAAFHSLVGLAAVAVAAAAYLNPVAFGIADAAGQIHVVSRVEMGLGIAIGAITFSGSVIAFLKLNGNMSGSPIMLPGRHIINLGTLAAIVALTAYFTQDQSPWVFWTITGLSFAIGFLLIIPIGGADMPVVVSMLNSYSGWAAAAMGFTLGNTAMIITGALVGSSGAILSYIMCRAMNRSFISVIAGGFGADDSGGGAGGSKEQRPWKPGSAEDAAFLMSQAENVIIVPGYGMAVAQAQHALREMADQLKKEGVNVKYAIHPVAGRMPGHMNVLLAEANVPYDEVFELEDINGEFAQCDVAFVIGANDVTNPAAKTDKSSPIYGMPVLDVEKAKTVLFVKRSMGGVGYAGVDNDVFYMDQTMMLLGDAKKMADDIVKALSGSGH; encoded by the coding sequence ATGGACGTACAGGCCATTCTCTCGGCCGCGACCGGCGGCCATGGCGCAGTGAATCCCTATGCTGCCATCGCCTATCTGGTCGCTGGCGTTCTCTTCATCCTTGCGCTGCGCGGGCTGTCGAGCCCGGCGACGGCGCAGAGCGGCAACCGCTTCGGCATGATCGGCATGACGATCGCGGTGGTGACCACCATGCTGACGCATGCGCCCGTGAGCGCCGGCGGCCTGCTCGACACCATTTCGCTCGTCGAAATCCTCGTCGCTATCGGCATCGGTGCGGTCATCGGTATCGTGATGGCACGCAAGATCGCTATGACCGCGATGCCGCAGCTCGTCGCGGCGTTCCACAGCCTCGTCGGTCTTGCCGCGGTCGCGGTGGCGGCTGCCGCCTATCTCAACCCGGTCGCATTCGGCATCGCCGACGCCGCGGGACAGATCCATGTCGTCAGCCGCGTCGAGATGGGGCTGGGCATCGCGATCGGTGCGATTACCTTCTCGGGCTCGGTCATCGCCTTCCTCAAGCTCAACGGCAATATGTCGGGCTCGCCGATCATGCTGCCGGGGCGGCATATCATCAACCTCGGCACGCTCGCCGCGATCGTCGCGCTGACCGCCTATTTCACGCAGGACCAGTCGCCGTGGGTGTTCTGGACGATCACCGGGCTCAGCTTCGCGATCGGCTTCTTGCTGATCATCCCGATCGGCGGCGCCGACATGCCGGTGGTCGTGTCGATGCTCAACAGCTATTCGGGCTGGGCTGCGGCGGCGATGGGCTTCACGCTCGGTAACACCGCGATGATCATCACCGGCGCGCTTGTCGGCTCGTCGGGTGCGATCCTGTCGTACATCATGTGCCGCGCGATGAACCGCAGCTTCATCAGCGTGATCGCGGGCGGTTTCGGTGCCGACGATTCGGGCGGCGGTGCGGGCGGTTCGAAGGAACAGCGCCCGTGGAAGCCGGGCAGCGCCGAGGACGCCGCCTTCCTGATGAGCCAGGCCGAAAATGTCATCATCGTCCCCGGTTACGGCATGGCGGTCGCGCAGGCGCAGCACGCGCTGCGCGAAATGGCCGACCAGCTGAAAAAGGAAGGCGTGAACGTCAAATATGCGATCCACCCGGTCGCGGGCCGTATGCCCGGCCATATGAACGTGCTGCTCGCCGAAGCGAACGTGCCTTATGACGAAGTGTTCGAACTCGAGGACATCAACGGCGAGTTCGCACAGTGCGACGTCGCCTTCGTCATCGGCGCGAACGACGTGACCAACCCGGCAGCGAAGACCGACAAGTCATCGCCGATTTACGGCATGCCCGTGCTCGACGTCGAAAAGGCGAAGACCGTGCTGTTCGTGAAGCGCTCGATGGGCGGGGTCGGCTATGCCGGCGTCGACAACGACGTTTTCTATATGGACCAGACGATGATGCTGCTCGGCGATGCCAAGAAGATGGCCGACGACATCGTCAAGGCTCTTAGCGGCAGCGGGCACTGA
- a CDS encoding aspartate/glutamate racemase family protein, translating into MRKIGLIGGMSWASTELYYRHLNKGVQKRLGTACSAPILMESLNYCELSRITTPEQWTHAKEVLIASAQRLEAAGATALMIAANSMHKVAEDVAAAISIPLLHIVDETGEKMKADGVKATAVIGTRNVMTEPWFRQRLVRHGLTLAPYDATRTDEIDRIIYEELMLGKVNESSRRTMKTFITDIAKQDIQAIVLACTELVMLVDTDANVLPIYDTTRIHVAAGVDWILGADA; encoded by the coding sequence TTGCGCAAAATCGGCCTGATCGGGGGAATGAGCTGGGCATCGACCGAGCTTTATTACCGGCACCTCAACAAGGGCGTGCAAAAGCGCCTTGGCACCGCCTGTTCGGCGCCGATCCTGATGGAGAGCCTGAACTATTGCGAGCTGTCGCGGATTACGACGCCCGAACAATGGACGCATGCGAAGGAGGTGCTGATCGCATCGGCGCAGCGGCTCGAGGCCGCGGGCGCGACCGCGCTGATGATCGCCGCCAATTCGATGCACAAGGTTGCCGAGGACGTCGCCGCGGCGATCTCGATCCCGCTGCTTCATATCGTCGACGAAACCGGCGAGAAGATGAAGGCCGACGGCGTCAAGGCGACCGCGGTGATCGGTACGCGCAATGTGATGACCGAGCCCTGGTTCCGCCAGCGGCTGGTGCGTCACGGGCTGACGCTCGCGCCTTATGACGCGACGCGCACCGACGAGATCGACCGCATCATCTATGAAGAGCTGATGCTGGGCAAGGTGAACGAAAGTTCGCGCCGCACGATGAAAACCTTCATCACCGACATCGCGAAGCAGGATATCCAGGCGATCGTGCTGGCGTGCACCGAACTGGTGATGCTGGTCGACACCGACGCCAATGTTCTGCCGATCTATGACACGACGCGCATCCATGTCGCGGCGGGCGTCGACTGGATCTTGGGCGCCGACGCATAA
- a CDS encoding DUF2147 domain-containing protein codes for MAAAPAPIAGRWKTDDGKGIVVMAACGNKMCGRVERLLIKQPAGGQLDERNPDKAKRSRKVTGLQIYWDLVPHGDSWKGEGYSPEDGRYYKAHLRVKGDKMTMKGCVSVFCRTVTWTKMS; via the coding sequence ATGGCCGCGGCGCCCGCGCCGATCGCGGGACGATGGAAGACCGACGATGGCAAGGGTATCGTCGTCATGGCCGCATGCGGCAACAAGATGTGCGGGCGCGTCGAGCGCCTGCTGATCAAGCAGCCCGCGGGCGGCCAGCTCGACGAGCGCAACCCCGACAAGGCGAAACGTAGCCGCAAGGTCACGGGCCTGCAGATTTACTGGGATCTCGTGCCCCACGGCGATAGCTGGAAAGGCGAAGGCTATAGCCCCGAGGACGGCCGATATTACAAGGCGCACCTGCGCGTGAAGGGCGACAAGATGACGATGAAGGGCTGCGTCAGCGTATTTTGCCGCACGGTGACGTGGACGAAGATGAGCTAG
- a CDS encoding parallel beta-helix domain-containing protein: protein MRFHGLCHAATLCIVAGFAASPAAAKVISVSATTPDANEKLQEALILAQPGDTVQLGAGVWKLTDGLSLDVAGVTVRGAGAGEGGSILDFAGQQGAGEGLLVTSDDVLLTQFAVLNTKGDGIKSKGADRIVYYKLRVEWTAGPKETNGAYGIYPVESSDVLIDSVFVRGASDAGIYVGQSKNIVVRDSIATENVAGIEIENSYDADVHDNIATKNTGGILVFDLPSLPMQGGHNVRVFENIVNDNSTPNFAPKGNIVASVPTGTGVLIMANRNVEIFDNVFDQNGTANVMIVGYRYEHKDPKYQPLPKAIVVRGNQHGKAGYAPKFPGGDMIAAAMGGSIPPVLWDGAGDAVVLDKVGVLSLNLPDVKTPQSEAKPAPADLSKGTPPAALPAIKLPDAMEAKVK from the coding sequence ATGCGATTCCATGGCCTGTGCCACGCGGCGACGCTCTGCATCGTGGCTGGCTTTGCCGCCAGTCCGGCGGCGGCGAAAGTGATCAGCGTCAGTGCAACAACGCCCGACGCGAACGAAAAGCTGCAAGAAGCGCTGATTCTCGCGCAGCCCGGCGACACGGTGCAGCTCGGCGCGGGCGTGTGGAAGCTGACCGACGGCCTGTCGCTCGACGTTGCGGGAGTTACCGTGCGCGGCGCCGGGGCGGGCGAGGGCGGGTCGATCCTCGACTTTGCGGGACAGCAGGGCGCGGGCGAGGGACTGCTTGTCACCAGCGACGATGTGCTCCTGACCCAATTTGCGGTGCTCAACACCAAGGGCGACGGCATCAAGTCGAAGGGCGCCGACCGCATCGTCTATTACAAGCTGCGCGTCGAATGGACCGCGGGGCCTAAGGAAACCAACGGCGCGTACGGCATCTATCCGGTCGAAAGCAGTGACGTGCTGATCGATAGCGTTTTCGTGCGCGGCGCTTCGGATGCGGGTATCTATGTCGGCCAGTCGAAGAATATCGTCGTCCGCGATTCGATCGCGACCGAGAATGTCGCGGGGATCGAGATCGAGAACAGCTATGACGCCGATGTTCACGACAATATCGCGACGAAGAACACCGGCGGTATATTGGTGTTCGACCTGCCCAGCCTGCCGATGCAGGGCGGCCACAATGTCCGCGTGTTCGAAAATATCGTGAACGACAACAGCACGCCGAATTTCGCGCCCAAGGGCAATATCGTCGCGAGCGTGCCGACGGGCACCGGGGTCCTTATCATGGCGAACCGCAATGTCGAGATTTTCGACAATGTGTTCGACCAGAACGGCACCGCGAACGTGATGATCGTCGGCTATCGCTACGAGCATAAGGATCCGAAATACCAGCCGTTGCCGAAAGCGATCGTCGTGCGCGGGAACCAGCATGGCAAGGCGGGCTATGCGCCGAAATTCCCCGGGGGCGACATGATCGCGGCGGCGATGGGGGGCAGTATTCCGCCGGTATTGTGGGACGGTGCGGGCGATGCGGTCGTGCTCGACAAGGTCGGCGTGCTGTCGCTGAACCTGCCCGATGTGAAGACGCCGCAGAGCGAAGCGAAGCCGGCGCCCGCCGACCTGTCGAAGGGTACGCCGCCCGCGGCGCTGCCGGCGATCAAGCTGCCCGATGCGATGGAGGCGAAGGTCAAGTGA